The Micromonospora siamensis genome contains the following window.
ATCATACGGTGACGCTGCGGCCGTACGGGGGACCGCGGCACGATCACCGGAGGACCTTCATGGGTCGAACCCTGTCCGCCTTCGCCCTGGGCGTCACCGCCCTCGCCGCCGCCGTCCTGGTGGACACGGCACCCGCGTACGCCGCCACCGACCAGCTGCGCCTGGACTTCGACGCCACCCCGACCGGTCAGGTCGAGCCGGGGCCGTGGACGTCCGGCTGCTTCGCCGACGTGGCCACCCCGGGTGACTCCGGCTGCATCGCGGTGAACGCCCCGGGCAGCATCTCCCGGGCGACCCGGCCGAGCGGCGCGGGCAGCAGCCCGGCGCTCGCGTTCCCCGCCGCGGGCAGCGCCATCGTCCAGGTGCCCGACGCGCCGAACCTCAACCCCGGCACCCAGGACTTCACCGTCAGCGCGCTGGTCAAGGTGACCTCGGCTCAGGTGACCGCCGGGGCGAACCTGGTGCAGAAGGGCCTGTTCGCCGACCCGGCGCAGTGGAAGCTCCAGCTCGACGGTGGCAAGCCGGGCTGCCGCATCAAGGGCACCGACGCCAACGGGGCCGCTCTTCCCGAGGTCCTGCTCGGCTCGAGCGTGTCGATCGCCGACCAGGGCTGGAAGTTCATCCAGTGCAAGCGGCGGGGCGACGTCCTGACCCTGCTCGTCGCCAACCAGGTGGTGGACACCAAGGACAAGGCGAGCATGAACATCACCAGTACCGCCAAGGTCAACATCGGTGCCAAGGGGACCGGGCTGACCAACAACGACCAGTTCCGCGGCGAGCTGGACAACGTGATCTTCAGCCTCGGCTGAGGTGGACGTTCGCGGGGGGGGGGCGGTGGGCGGCTGCCCACCGCCCCCCGCGGTGTCAGGCCAGCCGGGAGCGGATCAGAAAGCGGACCCCTTCGGGGGCTTCCAGGGAGAAGCCGCTGCCCCGGCCCGGCACCACGTCGACCGTGAGAGTGGTGTGCCGCCACAGCTCCCACTGCGACTTCGACATCCAGAACTCCACCGGCTCGGCGACGCCGTCCACGGCCAGGGACGCCAGCAGCACGTCGGAGGAGCCGGTGCGGAACTCGCCCGCCGGGTAGCACATCGGGGCGCTGCCGTCGCAGCAGCCGCCGGACTGGTGGAACATCAGCGGGCCGTGCGCCGCCCGCAGCGACCGGATCAGCTCGGCCGCCGCGGGCGTCACGGTCACCACGTCACCCATCAGAAGAAGCCGAGCTTCTTGGGCGAGTAGCTGACCAGCAGGTTCTTGGTCTGCTGGTAGTGCTCCAGCATCATCTTGTGGTTCTCCCTGCCGATGCCGGACTGCTTGTAGCCGCCGAACGCGGCGTGCGCCGGGTAGGCGTGGTAACAGTTCGTCCAGACCCGCCCGGCCTGGATCGACCGTCCGGCCCGGTACGCGGTGTTGATGTCCCGGCTCCACACCCCCGCGCCCAGCCCGTAGAGCGTGTCGTTGGCGATCTTCACGGCGTCGTCCAGGTCGGCGAAGGAGGTCACCGACACCACCGGGCCGAAGATCTCCTCCTGGAAGATCCGCATCGAGTTGTCGCCCTCGAAGATCGTCGGCTGCACGTAGTACCCGCCCGACAGCTCGCCGCCCAGGTCCGCCCGCTCACCGCCGGTCAGCACCTTCGCGCCCTCCTGCCGGCCGATGTCCAGGTAGGACAGGATCTTCTCCAGCTGGTCGTTGGAGGCCTGCGCCCCGATCATCGTGTCGGTGTCCAGCGGGTGGCCCTGGACGATCTGACCGGTCCGCGAGACGGCCGCGGCCAGGAAGTCCGCGTAGTGGCCCTGCTGGATCAGCGCCCGCGACGGGCAGGTGCAGACCTCGCCCTGGTTGAGGGCGAACATGGTGAAGCCCTCGAGCGCCTTGTCGAAGAAGTCGTCCCGGGCCGTGCTGACGTCGTCGAAGAAGATGTTCGGGCTCTTGCCGCCCAGCTCCAGCGTGACCGGTCTGATGTTCTCGCTGGCGTACTGCATGATCAGCCGCCCGGTGGTGGTCTCCCCGGTGAACGCCACCTTCGCCACCCGGGGCGAGGACGCCAGCGGCTTGCCCGCCTCGACGCCGAAGCCGTTGACCACGTTCACCACGCCCGGCGGGAGCAGGTCGCCGACCAGCGACAGCAGGTAGTGGATGGACGCCGGGGTCTGCTCGGCCGGCTTGAGCACCACCGCGTTGCCGGCGGCCAGCGCCGGGGCGAGCTTCCAGACCGCCATCAGGATCGGGAAGTTCCACGGGATGATCTGCCCGACCACGCCAAGCGGCTCGTGGAAGTGGTACGCCACGGTGTCGTCGTCGATCTCACCGAGCGAACCCTCCTGGGCCCGGATCGCCCCGGCGAAGTAGCGGAAGTGGTCGATCGCCAGCGGGATGTCGGCGGCCAGAGTCTCGCGTACCGGCTTGCCGTTCTCCCAGGTCTCGGCGATCGCCAGGGACTGGAGGTTCTCCTCCATCCGGTCGGCGATCCGGTTGAGGATCAGCGCCCGCTCGGCCACCGAGGTGCGGCCCCAGGCGTCCGCGGCGCCGTGCGCGGCGTCGAGCGCCTTCTCCACGTCCTCGGCGGTGCCCCGGGCCACCTCGGTGAAGGTCTGCCCGGTGACCGGGGTGGGGTTCTCGAAGTACTGGCCCTTGTGCGGCTTGACGTACTCGCCGCCGATGAAGTGGTCGTAACGCGACTGGTAGGTGTCGGGCGCCTCGAAGCGCGGCATGGGAACCTCCGTCGTCCGGCAGGGGTGACGACGGCGAGGCTAGTTTCGGGCACGTTGCAGCGACGTTGCGCGGGGCAGGTCGTACTCCGTGGCGAGCTGGCGGGCGCGGGCCAGCGCGAGCGGCCGGCGCGGCGCGCCCGGCGGCAACGCCCGCGCCAGGGCCTGCCACGCGACCAGGTCGTCGGCGCCGACGGGGGTGGCGGTCCAGGCCGTGAGCAGCGCCGGATCCGCGGCGGCCAGCACGGCCGCGCGCAGTTGCCCGTCGATCAGCCGGCGCAGCCGGGCCACTCCCGGCGCGTCGGAGCCGGGCAGCAACGGCCCCGGGTACGCGCGCAGCGCACCCGCCACGTCCCCGGCGTCGAGCAGCCCGGAGACGGTACGGAAGTCGGCGTGCACGGTCCCGCGCAGCCGGTACGGGCGGGAGTCCAGCAGCTCGGGGCCGAGCGTGCGGCGCAGCCGGGACAGCTCGGCGCGCAGCGTCACCGGGTGCAGCCGGTCGTCGCCGTAGAGGTCCAGGCCCAACTGCTCCCCGGTGCGCCCCTCCGGATGGTCGAGCAGGAGCACCAGCAGCTCGCTGTGCCGGCGGCCGAGCCGCACCCGCCGCCCGGCCACCCGCAGCTCCGCCTCGTCGCGGCCCAGCGCCGACAGGTGCACCACGTCCGGGTCGACCGGCCGCGCCCCGGCCAGGTACGCCTCGGCCGCCCGCGCGGTGGCCCGGACCAGCGCCAGGCTCTGCGGGGTGGCCAGGTGGTCCCCGCCGGTGATGTCGACCGCCCCGAGCAGCAGCCCGGTGGCCGGGTCGTGGATCGGCGCGGCGGCGCAGGTCCAGCGCTGCACCGGCCGGACGAAGTGCTCGGTGGCGAAGATCTGCACGCTGTGGTCCACGGCCAGGGCCGTGCCGGGGGCGTTGGTGCCGGCGTGCCCCTCGTCCCAGCGGGCCCCGGGTACGAAGTTCATCCGCTCGG
Protein-coding sequences here:
- a CDS encoding LamG-like jellyroll fold domain-containing protein, whose translation is MGRTLSAFALGVTALAAAVLVDTAPAYAATDQLRLDFDATPTGQVEPGPWTSGCFADVATPGDSGCIAVNAPGSISRATRPSGAGSSPALAFPAAGSAIVQVPDAPNLNPGTQDFTVSALVKVTSAQVTAGANLVQKGLFADPAQWKLQLDGGKPGCRIKGTDANGAALPEVLLGSSVSIADQGWKFIQCKRRGDVLTLLVANQVVDTKDKASMNITSTAKVNIGAKGTGLTNNDQFRGELDNVIFSLG
- a CDS encoding DUF779 domain-containing protein; the protein is MGDVVTVTPAAAELIRSLRAAHGPLMFHQSGGCCDGSAPMCYPAGEFRTGSSDVLLASLAVDGVAEPVEFWMSKSQWELWRHTTLTVDVVPGRGSGFSLEAPEGVRFLIRSRLA
- the adh gene encoding aldehyde dehydrogenase; the protein is MPRFEAPDTYQSRYDHFIGGEYVKPHKGQYFENPTPVTGQTFTEVARGTAEDVEKALDAAHGAADAWGRTSVAERALILNRIADRMEENLQSLAIAETWENGKPVRETLAADIPLAIDHFRYFAGAIRAQEGSLGEIDDDTVAYHFHEPLGVVGQIIPWNFPILMAVWKLAPALAAGNAVVLKPAEQTPASIHYLLSLVGDLLPPGVVNVVNGFGVEAGKPLASSPRVAKVAFTGETTTGRLIMQYASENIRPVTLELGGKSPNIFFDDVSTARDDFFDKALEGFTMFALNQGEVCTCPSRALIQQGHYADFLAAAVSRTGQIVQGHPLDTDTMIGAQASNDQLEKILSYLDIGRQEGAKVLTGGERADLGGELSGGYYVQPTIFEGDNSMRIFQEEIFGPVVSVTSFADLDDAVKIANDTLYGLGAGVWSRDINTAYRAGRSIQAGRVWTNCYHAYPAHAAFGGYKQSGIGRENHKMMLEHYQQTKNLLVSYSPKKLGFF
- a CDS encoding sigma-54-dependent transcriptional regulator family protein; amino-acid sequence: MADPWLALEFGADPAERIAQVGAAHEAFLAAGTAPDRVREVVRRSWERSALLDPEASAPVDLTDDALESYRAAHPLAPVLPLFRDLLGGIAQDGAHLMAVCDAYGRLLWVEGHPGVLRHAERMNFVPGARWDEGHAGTNAPGTALAVDHSVQIFATEHFVRPVQRWTCAAAPIHDPATGLLLGAVDITGGDHLATPQSLALVRATARAAEAYLAGARPVDPDVVHLSALGRDEAELRVAGRRVRLGRRHSELLVLLLDHPEGRTGEQLGLDLYGDDRLHPVTLRAELSRLRRTLGPELLDSRPYRLRGTVHADFRTVSGLLDAGDVAGALRAYPGPLLPGSDAPGVARLRRLIDGQLRAAVLAAADPALLTAWTATPVGADDLVAWQALARALPPGAPRRPLALARARQLATEYDLPRATSLQRARN